The Musa acuminata AAA Group cultivar baxijiao chromosome BXJ2-2, Cavendish_Baxijiao_AAA, whole genome shotgun sequence genome has a segment encoding these proteins:
- the LOC135584968 gene encoding protein PAL OF QUIRKY-like isoform X2, whose protein sequence is MTEPAATAISEGGVAPGYAASVDSSPRSRGGDSWDEPFSSSAVAAMSPRLRLMCSYGGRIVPRPTDRALCYLGGETRMVVVDRNSSLADLTAKLSRDLLGGLPFSLKYQLPNEDLDSLISVATDEDLENMIEEFDRISAAAGGGAGGSTRSPRLRLFLFPSMPESEHSSTIGSLLDESKSETWFVDALNSAIGCMGMDGLPRDFSADSASINGILGLEDNSSVHSRSGGGGGAHREPEQLGLHRPDSSCKLGRHGHEAHSVPDSLMLDKSSSFGSTSSAPSLSNLPPIPVPTDDRPADHRIAGLDDHLAHMRLSPDSATSQRPNEGFKEPIYAPQRPPPPNPLPTDSASSPTISATENFNRVFSDDERSGHAGLRKLPQPPKPTHIGATALDPASRPTYLNPNSDPKTEQLQQQQFHPHLYQQQPQFIPRNPHYIHHPAATMPSYYPTAAHPTQQSPQAHPFDPQLQLYYMPVGHPVPYPLAAVQPNLADPNSVPSSGMLAVPVPGVPTKPDLPPSLYRAAAPGPAPAALQPQLISVPSNQAHAYAGTGYHVMQQPHLSQSPAAMANYGYEVAAASGHPQMYYSQASSHPAHTLQYQTLSSTTVIPDVAASEDSNASRAS, encoded by the exons ATGACGGAACCGGCGGCGACGGCCATCTCCGAAGGAGGCGTCGCCCCAGGCTATGCGGCCTCCGTCGACTCCTCCCCTCGCTCTCGAGGCGGCGACTCCTGGGACGAACCGTTCTCTTCGTCTGCCGTCGCGGCGATGTCGCCGCGCCTCCGGCTGATGTGCAGCTACGGAGGCCGCATCGTCCCCCGCCCCACCGACAGGGCCCTCTGTTATCTCGGCGGCGAGACCCGCATGGTCGTCGTCGACCGCAACTCCTCCCTCGCTGACCTCACCGCCAAGCTCTCCCGGGACCTCCTCGGCGGTCTCCCCTTCTCCCTCAAGTACCAGCTCCCCAACGAGGACCTCGACTCCCTCATCTCCGTCGCCACCGACGAGGACCTCGAGAACATGATCGAGGAGTTCGATCGCATCTCTGCCGCCGCGGGCGGCGGCGCCGGCGGCTCGACCCGTTCCCCCCGACTCCGGCTGTTCCTGTTCCCGTCGATGCCGGAGTCGGAGCATTCGTCCACGATCGGGTCGTTGTTGGACGAGTCAAAGTCGGAGACGTGGTTCGTCGACGCCCTCAATAGCGCGATTGGCTGCATGGGCATGGATGGCCTCCCCCGTGACTTCTCCGCGGACTCCGCCTCCATCAACGGCATCCTCGGCCTCGAGGACAACTCCTCCGTTCACTctcgcagcggcggcggcggcggcgcccacCGGGAGCCAGAGCAACTCGGTCTCCACCGCCCGGACTCGTCGTGCAAGCTCGGCCGCCATGGCCATGAGGCTCACTCTGTCCCCGATTCGCTAATGCTCGATAAGTCTTCCTCCTTCGGGTCCACCTCTTCGGCTCCATCCCTCTCTAATCTCCCACCTATCCCTGTCCCCACAGATGACCGCCCCGCGGATCACCGCATCGCCGGCCTTGACGACCACTTGGCCCACATGCGCCTCTCACCCGACTCGGCCACCAGCCAGAGACCTAACGAGGGTTTCAAAGAACCAATCTATGCACCCCAGCGGCCACCTCCGCCTAACCCTCTCCCGACTGACTCTGCTTCCTCTCCTACCATCTCCGCCACTGAAAACTTCAATAGGGTCTTCTCCGATGACGAGAGGTCCGGGCACGCTGGGCTCCGTAAGCTACCGCAACCTCCAAAACCCACCCACATCGGTGCTACCGCCTTGGATCCAGCGTCAAG GCCTACGTACTTGAATCCGAATTCTGATCCGAAG ACGGAGCAACTCCAGCAACAACAATTCCATCCCCACCTATATCAACAGCAACCACAGTTCATTCCCAGGAATCCCCACTACATCCACCACCCAGCGGCCACCATGCCTTCCTACTACCCTACTGCAGCCCATCCGACGCAGCAATCGCCGCAAGCGCATCCATTCGACCCCCAGCTTCAATTGTACTACATGCCTGTTGGTCACCCCGTGCCATATCCTTTGGCTGCAGTTCAGCCCAATTTGGCGGATCCCAATTCCGTACCATCATCTGGAATGCTGGCTGTGCCAGTTCCGGGAGTTCCGACGAAGCCTGACTTGCCACCGAGTTTGTACAGGGCAGCTGCCCCGGGACCTGCACCTGCTGCATTGCAGCCACAACTGATCTCTGTTCCTTCCAACCAAGCTCATGCCTATGCCGGAACAGGGTATCATGTAATGCAGCAACCCCACCTTTCTCAGTCCCCTGCAGCAATGGCTAATTATGGTTATGAAGTCGCTGCTGCTTCTGGGCATCCCCAGATGTACTACTCGCAGGCCTCTTCACATCCGGCACACACCCTGCAGTATCAGACATTGAGCTCCACAACTGTAATTCCTGATGTGGCTGCTTCCGAAGATTCGAACGCATCCCGAGCATCATGA
- the LOC135584968 gene encoding protein PAL OF QUIRKY-like isoform X1 yields the protein MTEPAATAISEGGVAPGYAASVDSSPRSRGGDSWDEPFSSSAVAAMSPRLRLMCSYGGRIVPRPTDRALCYLGGETRMVVVDRNSSLADLTAKLSRDLLGGLPFSLKYQLPNEDLDSLISVATDEDLENMIEEFDRISAAAGGGAGGSTRSPRLRLFLFPSMPESEHSSTIGSLLDESKSETWFVDALNSAIGCMGMDGLPRDFSADSASINGILGLEDNSSVHSRSGGGGGAHREPEQLGLHRPDSSCKLGRHGHEAHSVPDSLMLDKSSSFGSTSSAPSLSNLPPIPVPTDDRPADHRIAGLDDHLAHMRLSPDSATSQRPNEGFKEPIYAPQRPPPPNPLPTDSASSPTISATENFNRVFSDDERSGHAGLRKLPQPPKPTHIGATALDPASRPTYLNPNSDPKVSSDLSYRDPLPTDAPGHVLPVMQTEQLQQQQFHPHLYQQQPQFIPRNPHYIHHPAATMPSYYPTAAHPTQQSPQAHPFDPQLQLYYMPVGHPVPYPLAAVQPNLADPNSVPSSGMLAVPVPGVPTKPDLPPSLYRAAAPGPAPAALQPQLISVPSNQAHAYAGTGYHVMQQPHLSQSPAAMANYGYEVAAASGHPQMYYSQASSHPAHTLQYQTLSSTTVIPDVAASEDSNASRAS from the exons ATGACGGAACCGGCGGCGACGGCCATCTCCGAAGGAGGCGTCGCCCCAGGCTATGCGGCCTCCGTCGACTCCTCCCCTCGCTCTCGAGGCGGCGACTCCTGGGACGAACCGTTCTCTTCGTCTGCCGTCGCGGCGATGTCGCCGCGCCTCCGGCTGATGTGCAGCTACGGAGGCCGCATCGTCCCCCGCCCCACCGACAGGGCCCTCTGTTATCTCGGCGGCGAGACCCGCATGGTCGTCGTCGACCGCAACTCCTCCCTCGCTGACCTCACCGCCAAGCTCTCCCGGGACCTCCTCGGCGGTCTCCCCTTCTCCCTCAAGTACCAGCTCCCCAACGAGGACCTCGACTCCCTCATCTCCGTCGCCACCGACGAGGACCTCGAGAACATGATCGAGGAGTTCGATCGCATCTCTGCCGCCGCGGGCGGCGGCGCCGGCGGCTCGACCCGTTCCCCCCGACTCCGGCTGTTCCTGTTCCCGTCGATGCCGGAGTCGGAGCATTCGTCCACGATCGGGTCGTTGTTGGACGAGTCAAAGTCGGAGACGTGGTTCGTCGACGCCCTCAATAGCGCGATTGGCTGCATGGGCATGGATGGCCTCCCCCGTGACTTCTCCGCGGACTCCGCCTCCATCAACGGCATCCTCGGCCTCGAGGACAACTCCTCCGTTCACTctcgcagcggcggcggcggcggcgcccacCGGGAGCCAGAGCAACTCGGTCTCCACCGCCCGGACTCGTCGTGCAAGCTCGGCCGCCATGGCCATGAGGCTCACTCTGTCCCCGATTCGCTAATGCTCGATAAGTCTTCCTCCTTCGGGTCCACCTCTTCGGCTCCATCCCTCTCTAATCTCCCACCTATCCCTGTCCCCACAGATGACCGCCCCGCGGATCACCGCATCGCCGGCCTTGACGACCACTTGGCCCACATGCGCCTCTCACCCGACTCGGCCACCAGCCAGAGACCTAACGAGGGTTTCAAAGAACCAATCTATGCACCCCAGCGGCCACCTCCGCCTAACCCTCTCCCGACTGACTCTGCTTCCTCTCCTACCATCTCCGCCACTGAAAACTTCAATAGGGTCTTCTCCGATGACGAGAGGTCCGGGCACGCTGGGCTCCGTAAGCTACCGCAACCTCCAAAACCCACCCACATCGGTGCTACCGCCTTGGATCCAGCGTCAAG GCCTACGTACTTGAATCCGAATTCTGATCCGAAGGTCTCTTCTGATCTTAGCTATCGTGATCCATTGCCTACTGATGCTCCCGGTCATGTATTGCCTGTTATGCAGACGGAGCAACTCCAGCAACAACAATTCCATCCCCACCTATATCAACAGCAACCACAGTTCATTCCCAGGAATCCCCACTACATCCACCACCCAGCGGCCACCATGCCTTCCTACTACCCTACTGCAGCCCATCCGACGCAGCAATCGCCGCAAGCGCATCCATTCGACCCCCAGCTTCAATTGTACTACATGCCTGTTGGTCACCCCGTGCCATATCCTTTGGCTGCAGTTCAGCCCAATTTGGCGGATCCCAATTCCGTACCATCATCTGGAATGCTGGCTGTGCCAGTTCCGGGAGTTCCGACGAAGCCTGACTTGCCACCGAGTTTGTACAGGGCAGCTGCCCCGGGACCTGCACCTGCTGCATTGCAGCCACAACTGATCTCTGTTCCTTCCAACCAAGCTCATGCCTATGCCGGAACAGGGTATCATGTAATGCAGCAACCCCACCTTTCTCAGTCCCCTGCAGCAATGGCTAATTATGGTTATGAAGTCGCTGCTGCTTCTGGGCATCCCCAGATGTACTACTCGCAGGCCTCTTCACATCCGGCACACACCCTGCAGTATCAGACATTGAGCTCCACAACTGTAATTCCTGATGTGGCTGCTTCCGAAGATTCGAACGCATCCCGAGCATCATGA